The following are encoded together in the Tribolium castaneum strain GA2 chromosome 3, icTriCast1.1, whole genome shotgun sequence genome:
- the LOC662910 gene encoding DNA helicase MCM8 produces MNKNNRSWFKKKPSQINLNLVNVATNFNNEPKYGYYGFKLYFPESTDDETKDETLLKYVLHFENFIKRHSANFSLGEIEAQKCFVIDYKLITSDEELSAGWKGLETEIITNTDLCLSCMGLAMHQFIMKDYDNNSRKKSLGIIRARLINYEPIQQIKDIRVNNYGRLISLKGTVIKAANVKIMYQYMAFSCATCTGIQVVKQPDNIFTVPNKCLTEGCKARSNFQALHSSPFTRTISWQHIKIQELIGNDEFENGRVPRTLECELTEDLVNSCVPGDDVTITGVIKVRNNAETSYKNKEKSVFLLYLDVVSVVNNKNQNEGTYGASERITFNITDYYAIQKIHAEPYLFRFLVQSLCPTIYGHEIVKAGLLLALFGGTKSSKFRAESHVLMVGDPGIGKSQMLHACVNVAPRGVYVCGNTSTGSGLTVTMTREAKGEYSLEAGALMLADQGCCCIDEFDKMPTQHACLLEVMEQQSISIAKAGIVCTLPTRATILAAANPAGGHYNKAKTIAENLKISSPMLSRFDLVFILLDQPNEDLDMRLSEHILALHSRRNGSNVSKNSTLAEGVNNSLRGRLSLQDGEEIDYLPHSLFRKYIAYAQKYVNPQLSDDAKQVLKDFYFQLRKEFQNGDSTPVTTRQLNSLMRLTQARAKAELREEATKEDAQDVVEIMRQTLIDIFTDNVGILDTTRSQNGAGMSGKNQVVKLLRLMQQKAEEQTKSIFTTNEIRNLSQDVGINPSKFFSVLQSLNIQGFILNKGANRYQLVTADL; encoded by the exons atgaataaaaataaccGTTCCTGGTTTAAGAAGAAACCTTCTCAAATTAACTTAAACCTTGTCAATGTCGCAACCAACTTTAACAACGAACCGAAATATGGTTATTACGGATTTAAACTGTACTTCCCTGAATCAACAG ACGACGAAACCAAAGATGAGACTCTCCTTAAATACGTGcttcattttgaaaatttcattaaacggCATAGTGCCAATTTTTCGCTTGGCGAAATCGAGGCCCAAAAATGCTTTGTGATTGACTATAAGCTCATAACTTCAGACGAAGAATTAAGTGCGGGATGGAAAGGTTTAGAAACGGAGATAATCACAAACACTGATCTTTGCCTAAGTTGTATGGGTTTAGCCATGCACCAGTTTATCATGAAGGATTACGATAACAACAGTAGGAAAAAAAGTTTAGGGATAATTAGAGCGAGACTTATCAATTACGAGCCCATTCAACAAATAAAAGACATACGGGTCAATAATTATG GTCGTTTAATTTCGCTCAAAGGCACTGTGATAAAAGCCGCtaatgttaaaattatgtaCCAATATATGGCATTTTCATGTGCAACTTGTACAGGAATTCAAGTCGTCAAACAACCAGATAACATTTTTACAGTACCTAACAAATGTTTAACGGAAGGGTGCAAAGCCCGCTCTAATTTCCAAGCCTTGCATTCGTCCCCTTTCACACGAACGATTAGCTGGCAACACATCAAAATTCAAGAATTGATTGGAAACGATGAg tttgaAAACGGGCGCGTTCCCAGAACTTTGGAATGCGAATTGACTGAAGATTTGGTCAATTCTTGTGTCCCGGGAGATGATGTCACGATAACAGGCGTTATAAAA GTGCGTAATAATGCCGAAACTTCGTATAAAAATAAGGAGAAAAGTGTTTTTCTCCTTTATTTGGACGTTGTTTCAGttgtaaataacaaaaatcagAATGAGGGTACTTATGGGGCTTCGGAACGGATAACTTTCAATATTACTGACTATTACGCAATTCAA aaaattcatGCCGAGCCTTATCTCTTTCGTTTCCTTGTCCAATCACTATGCCCCACAATTTACGGCCACGAGATCGTCAAAGCAGGCCTTCTTCTTGCCCTTTTTGGCGGCACAAAATCGTCGAAATTTCGTGCCGAATCGCACGTTTTAATGGTTGGCGACCCTGGAATCGGTAAATCCCAGATGTTGCATGCTTGTGTAAACGTAGCCCCCAGAGGTGTGTACGTTTGTGGTAACACAAGTACTGGATCTGGATTAACTGTTACAATGACTCGGGAAGCTAAAGGAGAATATTCCCTAGAAGCAGGGGCGCTAATGTTGGCCGATCAGGGGTGTTGTTGTATAGACGAGTTCGATAAAATGCCCACACAACATGCT tgtctCTTAGAAGTAATGGAGCAGCAAAGTATTAGTATCGCAAAGGCTGGGATTGTATGTACTTTACCAACACGTGCTACGATTTTAGCGGCTGCTAATCCAGCTGGGGGGCATTATAATAAAGCTAAAACTATAgctgaaaatttgaaaattagttCGCCGATGTTGTCACGATTTGATTTGGTTTTTATACTTCTGGATCAACCAAATGAG GATTTGGATATGAGGCTATCTGAACATATTCTAGCTTTGCATTCAAGGCGAAATGGATCAAATgtgtcaaaaaattcaacattgGCCGAAGGTGTAAACAACTCCTTGCG AGGACGCTTGTCTCTTCAAGACGGGGAGGAAATAGACTATTTGCCGCACTCCTTATTTCGAAAATACATAGCTTATGCGCAAAAATATGTGAATCCCCAACTTTCAGATGACGCTAAACAAGTAttgaaagatttttatttccaactccGAAAGGAGTTTCAAAATGGGGATAGTACCCCTGTTACGACCAGACAACTAAATTCTTTAATGAGACTGACTCAG GCTAGAGCAAAAGCCGAACTGAGAGAAGAAGCAACTAAAGAGGACGCTCAAGACGTTGTGGAAATTATGCGACAAACTTTAATAGACATTTTTACCGATAATGTCGGAATTTTAGATACCACTCGGTCGCAAAATGGGGCCGGAATGAGCGGCAAAAAtcaa GTCGTTAAGTTGCTAAGACTCATGCAGCAAAAGGCAGAAGAACAAACCAAATcgatttttacaacaaacgaAATCCGAAATTTATCCCAAGATGTGGGAATTAACCCTTCCAAGTTTTTCTCTGTCTTGCAAAGTTTAAACATTCAaggttttattttgaataaaggcGCCAATCGATATCAACTTGTCACTGCCGATttgtaa
- the LOC662941 gene encoding stromal membrane-associated protein 1, producing the protein MSTKTEKDKTKQLQDKCQSVLNGLLRDEDNKYCVDCDSKGPRWASWNIGVFLCIRCAGIHRNLGVHISKVKSVNLDTWTPEQVVSLQQMGNSRARAVYEANLPDNFRRPQNDSSLESFIRAKYEHKKYIAREWVPPALPKVNWEKEIDEEIEKQKRKKKTVVEKKPITNVEVPQLPKPKNPSPKPGRLSNPSKENDLLGLQNGEDSFTGFLSAPPEETKKVEEDKAAKSEEESFFNQTAPTEKEKVKLTKDSILALYSNTPSFSQLPYQGNYPATFGGFPQQPVGQFAQWGQFPVQGQVPAAAPVAQFPPAFPNQFPAQFQQGVNPPAGQTPNPFFANQNGLQQQFGNLSLNNQPAATNIWP; encoded by the exons atgagtaCGAAGACAGAAAAAGACAAGACGAAACAATTACAGGACAAATGTCAGTCGGTTCTGAACGGTCTCCTCCGGGACGAAGACAACAAATATTGCGTGGACTGCGACTCTAAAG GTCCGCGATGGGCTTCCTGGAACATCGGGGTGTTCCTCTGCATACGCTGCGCGGGGATCCACCGAAACCTAGGGGTCCACATCTCCAAAGTAAAGTCGGTCAATTTGGACACGTGGACCCCCGAACAGGTGGTTTCCCTCCAACAAATGGGTAATTCCCGCGCTAGGGCCGTATACGAGGCGAACCTCCCCGACAATTTCCGACGCCCCCAAAACGATTCGAGCCTCGAATCGTTCATACGAGCAAAATATGAACACAAGAAGTACATCGCGCGGGAATGGGTGCCCCCAGCCTTACCCAAAGTCAACTGGGAGAAGGAAATTGACGAAGAAATCGAAAAacagaaacgaaaaaagaaaacagttGTTGAGAAAAAGCCCATTACAAACGTCGAAGTGCCCCAATTGCCCAAACCGAAGAACCCCAGCCCCAAACCAGGCCGTCTCTCGAACCCCTCCAAAGAAAACGACTTGCTAGGTCTCCAAAATGGGGAGGATTCCTTCACTGGGTTTCTATCAGCACCTCCCGAAGAAACGAAGAAAGTGGAGGAAGACAAAGCTGCGAAAAGTGAAGAAGAGAGTTTCTTCAACCAGACGGCCCCCACAGAGAAGGAGAAAGTCAAATTGACGAAAGACAGTATTTTAGCACTTTATAGTAACACGCCCAGCTTTAGCCAGTTGCCTTACCAGGGAAATTACCCGGCGACTTTCGGGGGGTTCCCCCAGCAGCCTGTGGGGCAGTTTGCGCAATGGGGGCAGTTCCCGGTGCAGGGGCAGGTCCCTGCCGCTGCTCCCGTGGCGCAGTTTCCGCCCGCTTTTCCTAATCAATTTCCGGCACAGTTCCAACAAGGGGTGAATCCCCCAGCTGGTCAAACGCCCAATCCGTTTTTCGCAAATCAGAACGGTTTGCAACAACAGTTTGGCAATTTGAGCTTAAATAATCAGCCAGCTGCCACCAATATATGGCCGtga
- the LOC103313522 gene encoding histidine-rich glycoprotein, with translation MAHLFVFTLFVVTIATTLAATTHPTHGGIDTHHEKPRPDHRPEHHHEEEQRPGEHHHGAGEHHQEQRPAGHHQGEHHGTSGEHHREEQRPAGQHHGETAGEHHREEHKPGQGEHHHGQ, from the exons ATGGCGCACCTTTTC GTCTTCACCCTTTTTGTCGTTACGATTGCCACAACCCTTGCCGCGACCACGCACCCCACCCATGGCGGCATAGACACCCATCACGAGAAGCCCAGACCCGACCATCGCCCCGAACACCACCATGAAGAGGAGCAGAGACCTGGGGAACACCACCACGGGGCTGGGGAGCACCACCAGGAGCAAAGACCGGCAGGGCACCACCAAGGGGAACACCACGGAACGAGTGGAGAGCATCATCGAGAGGAGCAGAGACCGGCAGGACAACACCATGGAGAGACGGCGGGTGAGCATCACCGCGAGGAGCATAAACCAGGACAAGGGGAGCATCACCATGGGCagtaa
- the LOC103313521 gene encoding uncharacterized protein LOC103313521, with amino-acid sequence MKWFLLIFVCLSTTSCTIYSTENEDGSYTIGLNSDSRGESANSVLALLTKSAGYTLNDNQETQTPERLFHSESAKEQPTLESRGLLEPHLEILQLIEVFLKFKGELVSRLHSLVTDNYDLLRSVYSTLVNKIGNLHSFTLTGIRVLRKVLEFAIALFGQWQMSYPPAGNQESDLGTAFGLRRNGNFFRK; translated from the exons ATGAAGTGGTTTCTCTTAATATTTGTG TGCTTGAGCACCACCTCCTGCACCATCTACAGCACGGAAAACGAGGACGGTTCCTACACCATCGGCCTAAACTCCGACTCCAGAGGCGAATCGGCCAATTCAGTTCTGGCCCTTTTGACCAAATCGGCTGGATACACCCTAAACGACAACCAAGAAACCCAAACACCGGAACGCCTCTTTCACTCAGAATCCGCAAAAGAACAGCCAACACTTGAATCACGCGGACTTCTCGAACCACATTTAGAAATCCTCCAACTGATTGAAGTTTTCCTCAAATTTAAAGGAGAGTTGGTTTCGCGCCTCCACAGCCTTGTGACCGACAACTACGACCTTCTTCGCAGCGTCTACTCAACTCTGGTCAACAAAATCGGAAATTTGCATTCCTTCACACTGACTGGTATCAGAGTCTTACGGAAAGTTTTGGAATTTGCGATTGCACTGTTTGGCCAATGGCAAATGAGTTACCCTCCCGCAGGAAATCAGGAAAGTGATCTAGGGACTGCGTTCGGCTTGAGAAgaaatggaaatttttttaggaagtaa